Within Dysgonomonas mossii, the genomic segment AGAAGATAATGATATTGAAAGAGCTATTAATTGTATTGATACTCTAAAAAAACATATAGCACAGAAAATAAAAAATATTGGGAAAACGGTAGATTTTCAAAAAAATGATTTAGAGCAAATATTAATAGGATTTAATAACATTATTGCGAGCAACAATGAGAAAATAATAAGATTGAATACGAGAAAAAATGATATTCACGAAGAAAATAAAAATATTCGAAGAGTAATTTGCAAACTTGTATACAATGAGTTGTTGATAATTAATCACTCTAATAAGGAAATATTACATTCTTTAGCAAAACAAATAAAAAGTAAGGACGAAGAAATTAAAATGAAATTAGCAACAGTACAAATAGAAAGAAGAAGTATAGTTGCTAAGACAATACAACAAGTCCTCCAATACTTTTTTGCTGATAAATATAAATTTGATGAATCTACATTCTCCTTTTATCTAAAAGATAAATCATTGAAATCGGATCAGTTATCTAGTGTTTTTAGTGATGGGGAAAAGAGCCTAGTCGCATTTGCTTATTATTTAGGAGATGTACATCTAAAGATTCAAAAGTCTAGTGATTATAAAAAACTATTCTTTATCATAGATGACCCTATTTCAAGTCTTGATTTTAATTATGTATATACAATGGCTAGTATTCTAAAGGACTTTTCTATCCTTTATCCAAATATAGAAAAGAATAAAGAAAGGCTTCTAGTGCTAACTCATAATATTGAATTTATGAGAATATTAGCAGTTAATGAAATCATAGTTAAAAAATTATTCTTAAGAAATGGAACTTTAGAAGAATTTAATACAAACTATACAATCCCATATATTGAACATTTATGTGATATATATGAAATATCTATTGGGAAAAAATCACCATCGCATACAACAGGTAATTCTATACGACATATTATTGAGACAATAATTAGATTCGAAAACTGTAGTATAACAGACAGTAAGAATGATACCATATATGATTTCATGAAGGATAAACTTAATGAAGATATTGCAACTTATACCTTTATGCAAGATCTTTCTCATGGAGCTTATAGACCAGAACAACCTACATTGACAGAGGAACAATATGGAAAAGTTTGTATCGCTTTGATAGAGCTTATCAAAAAAAGGTATGAAGGGCAAATAAAATTTATTGAGAAATATGAAAGGGCAATAATATGATCATGCTCCACACCGCCGATTGGCACATAGGACAATACTTTTTCGGTTATGACCGTAAAGAAGAACATACATATTTCTTTGACTGGCTAAAAAAGACGATCAAAGAACAGCAAGTGGATATACTACTTGTTGCCGGAGATATATTTGACAGTCCGAACCCATCTGCCGAATCGCAAAAAATATACTATCGTTTTCTTAGAGAAGTAACAACAGAGAATCCCAACCTACAAATAGTTATCATTGCAGGTAATCATGATTCTTCCGGGCGATTAGAAGCCCCGAATCCTCTTCTGGAAGAGATGAATGTATATATAAGAGGAATCGTTAGCAAAAATGAAGATGGAGAAATTGATTGCCGACAGCTATTTGTACCTCTATCTAAAGATGGAGAAGTGCAGGCTTGGTGCATTGCAGTACCCTATCTTCGTCAAGGAGATTATCCCAATGCTGAGAGTTATGCAAAAGGAGTTTCTGCTCTTTATGATAAACTACATTCGGAGTTGCAACAAATAAAAGAAACCGATTTGCCAGTTATTGTAATGGGGCACTTACAGGCAACGGGCTCTGAAATTTCCGAGAATGATCGTTCCGAACGAACTATTATCGGAGGTTTGGAATGTATCTCTCCTGAAGTATTTGATAAAAAAGATATTGTTTATACGGCTTTAGGTCATTTACATAAACCACAAAGAGTATCCAAACGTGAGAATGTGCGTTATGCGGGCAGTCCTTTACCGATGTCTTTTGCGGAAAAAAATTACAAGCAAGGAGCAAATCTGATCGAAATAGAAAATGGTCAATTGAAAAATATAGAGCGTTTAGACTTTGAACCATTAGTGGGTTTAATTAGCTTACCTAAACAGCCAAAACCGTTAGCTGAAATTCTAGAAGAAATAAAATCATTACCTGACGGTGAAATAACAAAAGCATCTCCTTATTTGGAATTGAAAGTTTTATTGACTGAGCCGGAGCCATCCATGCGCAATCAAATAGAAGAAGCATTACAAGGTAAAGCTGTTCGGTTGGCAATTGCTGTTCCTTTTAAAGTTAAATCGGATAGAAAATCAAAAGTGATTACCTATGAAGAATTAAAGACAATCAATCCGATGGAAATGGCAGAAGATGTTTTTACAAGTCGTTATGGTAACGAGATGCCCGATAAGATGAAATCTCTTTTACAAACAGTGATACACGAAATCAATTTATGAAGATATTAGCAATCAGAGGGAGAAATCTGGCATCACTGGAAGGTGAATTCGATATTGATTTTACTGTCGAACCTCTAAAATCGTCAGGGATATTTGCTATCACAGGGCAAACAGGCGCCGGTAAATCGACTATATTAGATGCCCTTTGTCTTGCTCTTTTCGATAATGCTCCGAGATTAAATAAAGCAGAATCTTCTGTCAATGTGTATGATGTAGAAGACAAGACGATCACCCAAAAAGATAGTCGTAATATTCTAAGAAGGGGGACGAGTGAGGGTTATGCCGAAGTTGACTTTATTGCCCTGAATGGAGATAAATATCGTTCCCGATGGATGGTAAGACGAGCTAGAGGGAAAGCTGATGGAGCTTTACAAGCAACGTCTATCAAATTGAATAATCTTACTAAAAATAATGAGGAACAAGGAACCAAAAGTAATTTACTCAATCGGATTGTAGAACTAATTGGGCTAACTTTTGATCAATTTACACGCGCCGTTTTGCTGGCTCAGGGAGATTTTGCAAATTTCCTTAAAGCTAAGTCGAGCGAGAAAGCTGAATTGTTGGAAAAACTGACAGGAACAGAAATATATTCTAAAATATCAGTTTCCATCTACCAAAAAACAACTGGAGCGAGAACTGCTCTTGATCTGATTCTCCAACGGATGAACGATATCAAACTTTTAACCGATGAAGAGTTGGGAGTACTCATCAGTGAGAAAAAGACAAAGAACGAAGAATTAAAACCATTCAAAATTCAAACTAATCAGATAGAGAGAAAACTATCATGGATTAAAGAAGATCAACAGATAAAATATGAACTCGATCTGGCTGAGAAAGAACTTGAAATTATTCAGACAGCGATAAGAGAAGCTTCTTCACGCTACGAGTACATGGATATGATAGATAAATCCTTAGAGATACGGGATCCTTATATTGAATTTATCAACAAGAATAATGGGCAGAAAAATATATTAGCTGAAATAGAAAATAATGAGTCTAGCCTTAAAAGCATATCCGAACAATTAGAAAAGATTTCTAAATCTCTCTCTGAAACTAAAAAAACACAGCAAGAGTCAGAGATAAAATATAATAGTCTAAAGCCCGATATGAATTTAGCTAAAGAGCTCGATCTGAAAATTCAAGTCTTAATAGAGAAGCAGGCTGAGTCAAAAAAGGAATTGGAAACATACAGGAAGCAGTTGTTAAATTCTGATCAAACTATAGCTAATTTAAAAGATTCTAAAGAGAAAACGACTAAAGATAAGGATCAACTGGAAAAATGGTTCTCGGATAATGAAGCTTACAAAACTATTGTATCAAAAATTGACCTGATAGAAAACCTTATTAATACAGCCTATTCTGCACAACAACAAAAAAGAAATGCATCTAACAGTTTGAATACAAACATATCCATGTTGGCAACATCTCAGGAGCAACTGAAAACGTTGGACGCAGAAGCCGAACGATTGAACAATCTTCTACCCACAGAGATAATTAATCTTAGACATAAATTGGTAGATGGCGAGGCTTGTCCTGTTTGTGGGAGTTCTCATCATCCGTTTAAAGATAATGTTGAGCAATCTCAGAAAATAAATGAAGAGGAATTAGAAACTAATAAGCAGAGAGTTCAGAATAATATCGACAAATTAAAAAGACAGATTGAGCAAACCCAAAAAGGTATAACAGAATTCGAAACTTACATCAAGAATTTTGCGGAACAATATACCAACTCATACAATAATCTAAAAGATAATTTGAATCTACTCCCCGACTGGGAAATAAAGTTTAACTCAGCAGTTTTAAGTAAAGAACTCTCTTCGTTTACCTCCCAATGGAATGAAAACAAAGAAAGATTAGATAGCTCTGTCTTATTGCTAGAGAACGTTTCAGCCAGAATTATTACCGATGAGAAAGCAAAAAACCTTATTCTCGAAAACATATCCAATAAGGAGAGATCGCACCGGACAGAAGAAGAGGCATATCAGAAGAATATAGAACAACGTAAGCAACTTCTGGATGGTAAGTCAGTAGTAGAAGTTGAGAAATATTATACTAATCTAAGAGAATCCCAATCTAAACTATTTGAAGACTTAAATACCGAGAAAGAAAAAGTTGATGCACAAAAATCCTCTCTGACTGGTAAAATAGAACAACAGAAGAAAGACTCCGAAGCTAATGAAAAAGAAATAGATCGTCTTAAAATACAAATAGACGAATGGTTAAAAGACGAGAAGCATCAGATAAATGCTAAAATACTGAAAGATTTGATTTCAAAATCACGGGAATGGATCAATCAAGAAAAGCTGTATCTTACAGAAATACAAAATAAACGGCTGACGACAGAGGCGACATTAGCCGAGCGAAAGAAAAGAGGTTTGAAACATCAGGAATCAGAGGACAAACCTTTAGATGAAGAAACAAAAGACAGCTTATCTGAAAATATAAATATAATCTCTGGACTAACTGAAAATATAAATAAACGACTATCCGAAATAGAGGTTACTTTATTGAGCCACGAAAGAGGGAAAGAGCAATTCAAGACTTTCGAAAAAGAATTGAAGGAAAAATCAGAGCTTTATGAAAATTGGGCAAAGCTCAATGATCTCTTGGGTTCTGCCAATGGCAATAAATTCAAGACTATCGCTCAAGGCTATACACTGGATGTGTTACTAAGCTATGCAAATAAACATCTTGAGGATTTAACTCAACGTTATAGCCTGGAAAAAATCCCTGATACATTAGCTCTGCAAGTTGTAGATAACGATATGTTGGGAGAGGTTCGCTCAGTACATTCATTATCGGGTGGAGAATCGTTCCTGATATCTTTGGCTTTGGCGCTTGGTCTGTCTTCTCTTTCATCAAACAGGATGAAAATAGAATCTCTCTTTATTGACGAAGGCTTTGGTGCATTGGATATTGATACCCTTAGTATTGCTATGGATGCATTAGATAACCTACAGACTCAGGGACGGAAGATTGGAGTTATCTCCCATGTGGAAGAAATGAAAGAACGCATAACAACTCAGATTCAGGTGATAAAGTCTGCAAATGGGAGAAGTAGTGTGAGAATTGTAGGATAGATTATTATCTTTAAACCTTATTAAAATAAGAAAGGTATTTCAAACTAATTATAACAAAGAGTTCTCTAGCTATGGAAAACGAACGGAGTAAACTTAATATTGAATTTTCATATCTGCCTGTTGTAAATTTTGCTATGCAACAGAATCGGGTATCTGTTATACGAGATTTTTCGATAGAGAACCTGACAGAAGAAATACTAAAGGAATTGAAGATAGAGTTGACGGCAGATCCCGAATTCGCAACAGCTGTTCCTATATCCATAGAAGTAATCAATGCAAAAGAAAAGATCAGAGTCGAAGTACCTAAGTTAAATCTTTCGGCCAATTACTTTGCCCAGCTTACAGAGCGCATATCCGGCGATATATCTCTAAAAATATATTCAAAAGATGAACTCCTGTTTGAAGAAAAATATCCTATCAATGTTTTGGCTTACGATCAGTGGGGAGGCATTGCTGTTTTACCGGAAATGTTATCTGCATTTGTTACGCCCAATCATCCGGCAACACTGCCTATAATAAAACGGGCTGCAACTATCTTGGAACAATGGACAGGTAGTCCGTCATTAGACGAATATCAAAGTCGCAATCCCGATAGAGTACAAAAACAAATGGCTGCCATATATACAGCCATTGCCGAACAGGAAATTATATACAGCACCGTTCCTGCTAGTTTTGAAGACTACGGACAACGAATCCGCCTTGTAGATTCAGTAATGACTCAAAAGCTGGGCACTTGTCTTGACATGGCTTTGCTATATGCTTCATGCTTAGAAGCAATCGGGATATACCCGCTTATTATTGTGGTCAACGGACATGCATTTGCCGGAGGCTGGCTTGTTCCTGAAACATCTCCCGACAGTGTTGTTGAGGATGTATCTCTAATTAATAAGAGAATAGCTGACGGCATTAATGACATCACACTCGTGGAAACCACTTGCATGAATATGGGGCAAAATGTGGATTTCGATCAGGCTGTAAAAATTGCAAACAAACGTATTTCACAACCCGATTTCATATTGGCTATAGATGTAAAGAGAACTCGTTTTTCGGGAATCAAACCAATCCCGCAGCGAATATTGAATGGGCAGCATTGGGAAATAAAAGAAGGAGAGACTGTTTCTATTTCGGACAGGTCACAAGCAACACCCCAGACTATAAACCCCTATGATTTGTCAGGAATAAGTTCCGAGGTTATTGTTACCAAACAGTTACTGTGGGAGCGAAAATTACTGGATTTAAGTCTGCGAAATAATCTTCTGAATATAAGGATTACAAAAAATACGTTACAGCTCATTTCTGCTAATCTTGACTTGTTTGAAGATGCTTTAGCTGATGGCGACGAATTCAGAATAATGCATAAACCGACTGATTGGGACAATCCATTATTTGATTATGGGCTTTACAAATCAGTTTCAGAAGCCGATCCTATAACTGATCTGATAAAATCGGAATTGACACAAAAACGGCTTCGCTCTTATCTGACCGAAAACGAACTGGACAAAGCCCTTACATACCTATATCGTTCGTCACGTACAGCTATGGAGGAGAACGGGGCTAATACACTGTATATAGCTTTAGGCTTGTTGAAATGGTACGAAACAAAATCGAGCGAGCGTCCACGCTATGCTCCAATATTACTTATCCCTGTCGAAATAATACGCAAATCGGCCGCCAAAGGCTATGTAATCCGTTCCAGAGAAGAAGAAACAATGATGAACATTACATTATTGGAAATGCTTCGTCAGAATTTCAACATCACTATTTCAGGATTAGATCCTCTACCCGTGGATGATAGTGGAGTGAATGTTAAACTCATTTATTCAATTATTCGGAATAGTATAAAGAATCAGCCAAAATGGGATGTGGAAGAGCAAGCCATTTTAGGCCTATTCTCTTTCAGTAAGTTTATTATGTGGAACGATATTCACAATAATTCTCATAAGCTTATTGAGAATAATGTTGTTTCCAGTCTCATGAACGGTAGGATAGAATGGAACGTTGAGGAATGTGAAGTTGATGCCAAAACACTGGACAACACGATTCCTCCCAACGAGATAGTTTTGCCTATCAGTGCCGACTCTTCACAGCTAGAGGCTATTTGGGAAGCATCCGAAGGACGAAATTTCATCTTGCATGGCCCTCCCGGAACAGGTAAGTCGCAAACAATTACGAATCTCATAGCTAATGCTTTGTATAGAGGTAAACGAGTTTTGTTTGTTGCTGAAAAGATGGCAGCATTGTCGGTAGTTCAACGCCGTCTCGAAGCCATCGGCTTAGCTCCCTTTTGCTTGGAACTGCATTCTAACAAGACAAAAAAGGGAATGATTCTTTCACAGTTGAAAGAAACAACTGAGATAGTAAAGACTACGCCTCCTGAGAACTTTAAGCAAGAAGCTGAACGTATTTTTGCCCTGCGTACCGAAATGAATACTTATATCGAGGCTTTGCACAAGGTATATCCATTCGGCATTTCGCTTTACGACGCTATTGTAAAATATCAACAGATAGATGCTGACCCTCTATTTTATATACCGGAAGTCCTTCTGTCTGAGCTGGATAAAAACAGACTTCATCAATGGGACGAAACGTTAGAACTGCTAATATCCACAGCCAATGCTTGTGGGCATCCATATAAACACCCTTTAACCGGCATCACTATTGGGCAATATTCATCTGCGATTAAAGATGATGCGTCTAACAGCATTCAAGGTCTAATCAGTCTTATATCTGATATTCGAAAGCAGCTCAGTCAGTTACCCGATCTGTTTGCCGAATTTGAAGTTTACAAGGATAAGAAGAATACCAAAACTGTAACAGATATAATTGATAAATTATTAAATATACCTGAACTTACTGCTGCACTGCTTATATCTCCTCAACTAAGCGAAATATTAGATGAATACAAGGATGTATGTGAACATGGAAAAAACAGAGATCGTTTAAAACAAAGCTTACTTTCCGGATTCTCGGAAGGAGTATTGTCTCTTGATGCTAAAAGAATGTTGTTCGACTGGAATCAGACCTTAAACAAATGGTTTATCCCTCGATTTCTCGGACAACGATCTATAAAGAAACAACTTATAGGATATGCAACCTATCAATTGAACAATGATCAAATATCATCAACTTTAGAGGATATAATAAAGTTTCAATCGGAACAAACCTATTTGAAAAAGTATGAGGACGATATGCCTCTGTACTTCAAAAAGTATGGACGTAATGGTAGCGAAGATTGGAAGACTATAGAACAGATCATTACAGACACTTCAGCCATTAACTCATTAATACTGGAACACGCAAAGGACATATCCAAAGCCACAAATATAAAGCGTGTATTATCGCTACAGCTATCAGATGGTATCAGTACTTTCAGAGGAATGCATGGTGGCGCTTTGATAACAATAAACAATCTTATTCCAAAACTGGATCAACAAGAAAAACTGTTATATAGCGTACTGGGCACAAGAGAAGATATTCTGTATAAGCAATCCGACAACTGGATAGATTCTGTTTTGGAACAGCTTAATATTTGGTTGGAGAATTTGGATAAACTCAAAGACTGGTATCAATGGTTGCTTGTCTACAATAAAATGCAAGCTTTACAAATAGATTTTGTAGCCGATCAATACAAAGATGCTAACATTGAAACAGCCAATCTTTTAAGTATATTCTATAAAAGCTTTTACAAGGCTGCAATTGAATATATTATCTCCAAAGAACCGAATCTGCAACTGTTTAAAGGAAAGATTTTCAATGATACAATAGAAAAATATAAAAGACTGGTTGCCGACTTTGAACAATTGACAAGAAAAGAGTTGATCGCTAAATTAGCCGCCAATCTTCCATCTTTCATTAGAGAAGCAACTCAAAACTCGGAAGTCGGTATTCTGCAACGAAATATACGAAACAATGCCCGAGGTATTTCTATTCGTAGATTATTCGATCTTATTCCAAGCCTGCTTCCAAGAATGTGTCCGTGTATGCTGATGAGCCCTATATCTGTTGCTCAATATATAGATGTGGATGCAGACAAATTTGATCTCATCGTTTTTGACGAAGCTTCTCAAATGCCGACCTACGAGGCGGTGGGAGCTATCGCACGCGGGAAAAATGTAGTGATAGTTGGTGACCCGAAACAAATGCCTCCGACTAATTTCTTTTCTGTAAACTCCACAGACGAAGACAATATAGAAATGGAAGATCTGGAAAGTATTCTGGACGATTGCCTAGCCCTTTCCATGCCTTCCAAATATTTGCTCTGGCATTATCGGAGCAAGCATGAAAGCTTGATCGCATTTAGTAATTCGGAATATTATGACAATAAACTATTGACGTTCCCTTCACCTGATAATATTGAATCCAAGGTCAGGTTTGTTCCTATC encodes:
- a CDS encoding AAA family ATPase; the protein is MAKKTQISINIDCKNLAPISNLSQKITRFQRMKLGIYANNGSGKTFISRMFALAENIDALPQSCDKYISLEKEECEFNFKVNNLETDENGHNTETVVDNLNIKLYKGRPPIVSDSRYKYHVFNSDYIDKNVRQISYSKDGNNIIGFILGEGNIDIEAEKDQLKLLVEKQKATEDIIRNSVETTLENKINLIKDIKRLQEYKDLLKFESIISKDSSPFIFDVSYETAYQQYDSIKNFPDDILDIESIKSIEIPIDLIQEIQDYLVQNFELSNLAIEFKEIVKSKYNFITQGLDLLADDNLCPFCEQFLAEDALSLIDKYNKFLKDTESKTIQRLEDYIKQLDLLVLKVNSLQDITNKRKIVFDNYTSMYIFSMKDISLNILEDNDIERAINCIDTLKKHIAQKIKNIGKTVDFQKNDLEQILIGFNNIIASNNEKIIRLNTRKNDIHEENKNIRRVICKLVYNELLIINHSNKEILHSLAKQIKSKDEEIKMKLATVQIERRSIVAKTIQQVLQYFFADKYKFDESTFSFYLKDKSLKSDQLSSVFSDGEKSLVAFAYYLGDVHLKIQKSSDYKKLFFIIDDPISSLDFNYVYTMASILKDFSILYPNIEKNKERLLVLTHNIEFMRILAVNEIIVKKLFLRNGTLEEFNTNYTIPYIEHLCDIYEISIGKKSPSHTTGNSIRHIIETIIRFENCSITDSKNDTIYDFMKDKLNEDIATYTFMQDLSHGAYRPEQPTLTEEQYGKVCIALIELIKKRYEGQIKFIEKYERAII
- a CDS encoding exonuclease SbcCD subunit D, giving the protein MIMLHTADWHIGQYFFGYDRKEEHTYFFDWLKKTIKEQQVDILLVAGDIFDSPNPSAESQKIYYRFLREVTTENPNLQIVIIAGNHDSSGRLEAPNPLLEEMNVYIRGIVSKNEDGEIDCRQLFVPLSKDGEVQAWCIAVPYLRQGDYPNAESYAKGVSALYDKLHSELQQIKETDLPVIVMGHLQATGSEISENDRSERTIIGGLECISPEVFDKKDIVYTALGHLHKPQRVSKRENVRYAGSPLPMSFAEKNYKQGANLIEIENGQLKNIERLDFEPLVGLISLPKQPKPLAEILEEIKSLPDGEITKASPYLELKVLLTEPEPSMRNQIEEALQGKAVRLAIAVPFKVKSDRKSKVITYEELKTINPMEMAEDVFTSRYGNEMPDKMKSLLQTVIHEINL
- a CDS encoding AAA family ATPase, coding for MKILAIRGRNLASLEGEFDIDFTVEPLKSSGIFAITGQTGAGKSTILDALCLALFDNAPRLNKAESSVNVYDVEDKTITQKDSRNILRRGTSEGYAEVDFIALNGDKYRSRWMVRRARGKADGALQATSIKLNNLTKNNEEQGTKSNLLNRIVELIGLTFDQFTRAVLLAQGDFANFLKAKSSEKAELLEKLTGTEIYSKISVSIYQKTTGARTALDLILQRMNDIKLLTDEELGVLISEKKTKNEELKPFKIQTNQIERKLSWIKEDQQIKYELDLAEKELEIIQTAIREASSRYEYMDMIDKSLEIRDPYIEFINKNNGQKNILAEIENNESSLKSISEQLEKISKSLSETKKTQQESEIKYNSLKPDMNLAKELDLKIQVLIEKQAESKKELETYRKQLLNSDQTIANLKDSKEKTTKDKDQLEKWFSDNEAYKTIVSKIDLIENLINTAYSAQQQKRNASNSLNTNISMLATSQEQLKTLDAEAERLNNLLPTEIINLRHKLVDGEACPVCGSSHHPFKDNVEQSQKINEEELETNKQRVQNNIDKLKRQIEQTQKGITEFETYIKNFAEQYTNSYNNLKDNLNLLPDWEIKFNSAVLSKELSSFTSQWNENKERLDSSVLLLENVSARIITDEKAKNLILENISNKERSHRTEEEAYQKNIEQRKQLLDGKSVVEVEKYYTNLRESQSKLFEDLNTEKEKVDAQKSSLTGKIEQQKKDSEANEKEIDRLKIQIDEWLKDEKHQINAKILKDLISKSREWINQEKLYLTEIQNKRLTTEATLAERKKRGLKHQESEDKPLDEETKDSLSENINIISGLTENINKRLSEIEVTLLSHERGKEQFKTFEKELKEKSELYENWAKLNDLLGSANGNKFKTIAQGYTLDVLLSYANKHLEDLTQRYSLEKIPDTLALQVVDNDMLGEVRSVHSLSGGESFLISLALALGLSSLSSNRMKIESLFIDEGFGALDIDTLSIAMDALDNLQTQGRKIGVISHVEEMKERITTQIQVIKSANGRSSVRIVG
- a CDS encoding DUF4011 domain-containing protein, with the protein product MENERSKLNIEFSYLPVVNFAMQQNRVSVIRDFSIENLTEEILKELKIELTADPEFATAVPISIEVINAKEKIRVEVPKLNLSANYFAQLTERISGDISLKIYSKDELLFEEKYPINVLAYDQWGGIAVLPEMLSAFVTPNHPATLPIIKRAATILEQWTGSPSLDEYQSRNPDRVQKQMAAIYTAIAEQEIIYSTVPASFEDYGQRIRLVDSVMTQKLGTCLDMALLYASCLEAIGIYPLIIVVNGHAFAGGWLVPETSPDSVVEDVSLINKRIADGINDITLVETTCMNMGQNVDFDQAVKIANKRISQPDFILAIDVKRTRFSGIKPIPQRILNGQHWEIKEGETVSISDRSQATPQTINPYDLSGISSEVIVTKQLLWERKLLDLSLRNNLLNIRITKNTLQLISANLDLFEDALADGDEFRIMHKPTDWDNPLFDYGLYKSVSEADPITDLIKSELTQKRLRSYLTENELDKALTYLYRSSRTAMEENGANTLYIALGLLKWYETKSSERPRYAPILLIPVEIIRKSAAKGYVIRSREEETMMNITLLEMLRQNFNITISGLDPLPVDDSGVNVKLIYSIIRNSIKNQPKWDVEEQAILGLFSFSKFIMWNDIHNNSHKLIENNVVSSLMNGRIEWNVEECEVDAKTLDNTIPPNEIVLPISADSSQLEAIWEASEGRNFILHGPPGTGKSQTITNLIANALYRGKRVLFVAEKMAALSVVQRRLEAIGLAPFCLELHSNKTKKGMILSQLKETTEIVKTTPPENFKQEAERIFALRTEMNTYIEALHKVYPFGISLYDAIVKYQQIDADPLFYIPEVLLSELDKNRLHQWDETLELLISTANACGHPYKHPLTGITIGQYSSAIKDDASNSIQGLISLISDIRKQLSQLPDLFAEFEVYKDKKNTKTVTDIIDKLLNIPELTAALLISPQLSEILDEYKDVCEHGKNRDRLKQSLLSGFSEGVLSLDAKRMLFDWNQTLNKWFIPRFLGQRSIKKQLIGYATYQLNNDQISSTLEDIIKFQSEQTYLKKYEDDMPLYFKKYGRNGSEDWKTIEQIITDTSAINSLILEHAKDISKATNIKRVLSLQLSDGISTFRGMHGGALITINNLIPKLDQQEKLLYSVLGTREDILYKQSDNWIDSVLEQLNIWLENLDKLKDWYQWLLVYNKMQALQIDFVADQYKDANIETANLLSIFYKSFYKAAIEYIISKEPNLQLFKGKIFNDTIEKYKRLVADFEQLTRKELIAKLAANLPSFIREATQNSEVGILQRNIRNNARGISIRRLFDLIPSLLPRMCPCMLMSPISVAQYIDVDADKFDLIVFDEASQMPTYEAVGAIARGKNVVIVGDPKQMPPTNFFSVNSTDEDNIEMEDLESILDDCLALSMPSKYLLWHYRSKHESLIAFSNSEYYDNKLLTFPSPDNIESKVRFVPIDGHYDKGKSRQNKAEAQAIVDEIVRRLKDEKLRKRSIGVVTFSSVQQSLIEDLLSDVFMLNSQLESLALECEEPIFIKNLENVQGDERDIILFSVGYGPDKEGRVSMNFGPLNREGGERRLNVAVSRARYEMIIYSTLRSDQIDLNRTGAVGVAGLKRFLEYAEKGGQIVNRTQNTMSEFSINNLIASQLERLGYKVDTNIGCSGYKIDIGIVDKDNPFRYRLGIICDGENYRRAKMVRDREIVQNSVLRMLGWKILKIWTLDWWENPNAVLATIGKSSSDCPLLPSLN